In Phoenix dactylifera cultivar Barhee BC4 chromosome 11, palm_55x_up_171113_PBpolish2nd_filt_p, whole genome shotgun sequence, the following are encoded in one genomic region:
- the LOC103711221 gene encoding protein IQ-DOMAIN 14-like yields the protein MGWATRWLRSLRGRKKDTKDAKDAAGTSDGERKEKRRWSFGKFGRGSSEREARNPVPAAEPGWMRSFYAEREEQNMHAIAVAVATTAAASAAVTAAQAAVERLQSQGKGTLFNGVIERWAAVKIQTAFRGYLAKKALRALKSLVKLQALVRGYLVRKQAFATLHRLQALIRAQAAARKQNSCSLPAKYGRFSPEIFPRRSYERFNERRGEQLAPVHSRRLSTCLDSPTYSFDRSPKIVEMDTYRTKSRSSRRISHSVSNPTEEDQHSLPISSSFPCRIPPRLSIPIRRISEDQDSSLSGDDKYRCSKTAYSTPRYTSYESNTPATPAQSLDAVDGVLRRILNKPNQPNYTANTTSFTAKVRTQSTPKQRPEMAGLRKKVPLNSNEEEYRASFSGFGSRKSPSQAQGAFNFKSAVVERLDRSAELGTDYYLQRMW from the exons ATGGGCTGGGCTACGAGGTGGCTGAGGAGTCTTCGAGGCAGGAAGAAGGACACAAAGGATGCCAAGGATGCTGCTGGTACCAGCGAtggagaaaggaaagagaagagaaggtggAGCTTTGGGAAGTTCGGGAGGGGCTCCAGCGAAAGAGAGGCACGGAATCCGGTGCCGGCAGCAGAGCCAGGATGGATGAGATCGTTCTACGCTGAGAGAGAGGAGCAGAACATGCATGCTATCGCGGTGGCGGTCGCCACTACTGCAGCAGCTAGCGCAGCGGTGACGGCCGCTCAGGCGGCGGTGGAGCGGCTCCAGAGCCAGGGGAAGGGTACTCTGTTTAACGGCGTCATCGAGCGGTGGGCGGCCGTCAAGATTCAAACAGCCTTCAGAGGATATCTA GCAAAGAAAGCTCTCCGAGCTCTCAAATCTTTAGTAAAGCTACAAGCTCTAGTTCGAGGCTACCTTGTGAGGAAGCAAGCGTTTGCAACTCTTCACAGATTGCAAGCTCTTATAAGAGCTCAGGCCGCTGCTCGGAAGCAGAACTCTTGCAGCCTTCCTGCAAAATATGGAAGATTTTCGCCAGAAATCTTCCCCCGGAGATCATAT GAAAGGTTTAATGAACGAAGAGGTGAACAATTAGCACCAGTTCATAGCCGGAGGCTGTCGACGTGCCTCGACAGTCCAACCTACAGCTTCGACAGGAGCCCAAAGATCGTTGAGATGGATACTTACAGAACAAAGTCTAGATCTTCCCGCAGAATCAGCCATTCCGTGTCAAATCCTACCGAAGAAGACCAGCACTCACTGCCGATTTCCTCTTCATTTCCATGTCGAATTCCACCAAGGCTCTCCATTCCTATCCGGAGAATCTCCGAAGACCAGGACTCAAGTCTCAGCGGCGATGACAAATACCGGTGCTCGAAGACTGCTTACAGCACCCCTCGCTACACGAGCTATGAAAGCAATACCCCGGCAACACCGGCGCAGAGCCTAGATGCCGTTGATGGGGTTCTCCGACGAATTCTTAATAAGCCAAACCAGCCAAACTATACGGCAAACACTACCTCATTTACGGCGAAGGTGCGAACGCAGAGCACACCAAAGCAGAGGCCGGAGATGGCAGGGCTGAGGAAGAAGGTACCACTGAATTCGAATGAGGAGGAGTACAGGGCCTCCTTCAGTGGATTTGGATCGAGAAAGTCTCCCTCGCAAGCGCAGGGAGCCTTTAATTTTAAGAGCGCTGTGGTGGAGAGGCTTGATAGGTCTGCTGAATTGGGTACAGACTACTACTTGCAGAGGATGTGGTGA